The Terriglobales bacterium genome includes a window with the following:
- a CDS encoding helix-turn-helix transcriptional regulator has translation MAIAVRLDDLLHDRRMTLTDLADRVGITLANLSILKTGKARAIRFSTLDAICEALSCQPGDILQLEPEQPKRELAAAASKRSASR, from the coding sequence ATGGCGATCGCCGTCAGGCTCGACGACCTACTCCACGATCGCCGGATGACACTGACCGACCTGGCGGACCGGGTGGGAATCACGCTGGCGAACCTCTCGATCCTCAAGACCGGCAAGGCTCGCGCGATCCGCTTCTCGACGCTCGATGCGATCTGCGAGGCGCTCTCGTGCCAGCCTGGCGACATTCTCCAACTTGAGCCGGAACAGCCAAAACGCGAGCTAGCGGCGGCGGCCAGCAAAAGAAGCGCAAGCCGATGA
- a CDS encoding DUF2975 domain-containing protein — MSRTASSSAALPLVYVVLRILIVVNWLMGAALVALLVVMPNEQWIMAAFKLSPSSDAEQLIMGLRAAAVLGLVGIPLNYAVLKRLLAIVLTVRAGDPFVAANAHRLQAIAWALLALQLLSLSMGAIGKAVSSPAHPVHLDAGFSISGWLAVLLTFLLARVFAEGTLMREDLEGIV; from the coding sequence ATGTCAAGGACAGCCTCGTCATCCGCCGCGCTGCCGCTCGTGTACGTCGTGCTGCGAATCCTCATCGTGGTGAACTGGCTGATGGGCGCCGCGCTCGTGGCCCTGCTCGTGGTCATGCCGAACGAGCAGTGGATCATGGCCGCTTTCAAACTTTCTCCTTCGAGCGACGCAGAGCAGTTGATCATGGGCCTACGCGCTGCCGCCGTGCTCGGCCTCGTCGGGATACCGCTGAACTATGCCGTGCTCAAGCGGTTGCTCGCAATCGTTCTCACAGTTCGCGCGGGCGACCCCTTCGTCGCCGCGAACGCCCACCGTTTGCAGGCAATCGCATGGGCGCTGCTTGCGCTGCAGCTTCTCAGCCTCAGCATGGGCGCGATCGGCAAGGCGGTTTCGAGTCCGGCGCATCCAGTCCATCTCGATGCCGGCTTTTCCATCAGCGGCTGGCTCGCGGTACTGCTCACGTTCCTGCTGGCCCGAGTGTTCGCGGAAGGCACGCTCATGCGGGAAGACCTCGAAGGGATTGTGTGA